One genomic segment of Amycolatopsis sp. Hca4 includes these proteins:
- a CDS encoding YbaB/EbfC family nucleoid-associated protein — MTQSVPGGDPLAAFGAELAEIQAKAAAAQEKLRSAVATVRSPDGAVTVTVGPSGVLQELRFGPRAYERSPQSLSGLVMQLVGRAQQKVSAEVADAFSGMVGESSAARELLDEFLPAPEPEDEPPGKSEVFMPEQEAPDRAPRPPVPPPHRRPPAPPPPQRPQQQHPQPRRPPRPAPDEDDGESNPW, encoded by the coding sequence TTGACACAGTCAGTGCCCGGCGGCGATCCACTGGCCGCGTTCGGTGCCGAGCTCGCGGAGATCCAGGCGAAAGCCGCGGCAGCGCAGGAAAAACTCCGCTCCGCCGTCGCCACCGTGCGCTCGCCGGACGGCGCGGTCACGGTGACCGTCGGCCCGAGCGGCGTGCTGCAGGAGCTGCGGTTCGGCCCGCGCGCGTACGAGCGTTCCCCGCAATCCCTTTCCGGCCTGGTCATGCAGCTGGTCGGCCGGGCGCAGCAGAAGGTGTCGGCCGAGGTGGCCGACGCGTTCAGCGGCATGGTCGGCGAGAGCTCGGCCGCACGCGAACTGCTGGACGAGTTCCTGCCCGCGCCCGAACCGGAAGACGAACCGCCCGGCAAGAGCGAGGTGTTCATGCCGGAGCAGGAGGCACCGGACCGGGCGCCGCGGCCGCCCGTGCCGCCGCCGCACCGGCGGCCCCCGGCCCCACCGCCGCCGCAACGCCCCCAGCAGCAGCACCCGCAGCCGCGCCGTCCGCCCCGGCCCGCGCCGGACGAGGACGACGGCGAAAGCAACCCCTGGTAG
- the map gene encoding type I methionyl aminopeptidase, which translates to MVEIKTESELAMMREAGRVVANTLHAVKEAAAIGVSLRELDDVAAHVISEAGAKPSFLHYQPRSAPTPYPNVLCASVNDVVVHGIPTAYRLRDGDLLSIDCGAILDGWNGDAAISFVIGDADPADLALIEATERALAAGIAAAQPGAKLGDISYAIGAAGRASGFGMLDDHGGHGIGRAMHEDPHLPNEGRAGRGMRLKPGLALAIEPMLTRGGDDYRYAEDGWSIHTADGSRAAHVEHTIAITEDGPRVLTVR; encoded by the coding sequence ATGGTCGAGATCAAAACGGAGTCCGAGCTGGCGATGATGCGCGAAGCCGGACGCGTGGTGGCGAACACCCTGCACGCGGTCAAGGAAGCCGCCGCGATCGGCGTCTCCCTGCGCGAACTGGACGACGTCGCCGCGCACGTCATCAGCGAGGCCGGCGCCAAGCCGTCCTTCCTGCACTACCAGCCGCGGTCCGCGCCGACGCCCTACCCGAACGTCCTGTGCGCCAGCGTCAACGACGTCGTCGTGCACGGGATCCCGACGGCGTACCGCCTCCGCGACGGCGATCTGCTCAGCATCGACTGCGGCGCGATCCTCGACGGCTGGAACGGCGACGCGGCGATCAGCTTCGTCATCGGCGACGCCGACCCGGCCGACCTCGCGCTCATCGAGGCGACCGAGCGGGCACTGGCCGCGGGGATCGCGGCCGCCCAGCCGGGGGCGAAGCTGGGGGACATCTCGTACGCGATCGGTGCGGCCGGCCGCGCGTCGGGTTTCGGCATGCTCGACGACCACGGCGGTCACGGGATCGGCCGCGCGATGCACGAAGACCCGCACCTGCCGAACGAAGGCCGCGCGGGCCGCGGAATGCGGCTCAAGCCGGGCCTCGCACTGGCGATCGAGCCGATGCTCACCCGCGGCGGCGACGATTACCGCTACGCCGAGGACGGCTGGTCGATCCACACCGCCGACGGCAGCCGGGCGGCGCACGTCGAACACACCATCGCCATCACCGAAGACGGCCCGCGCGTGCTCACCGTGCGGTAG
- a CDS encoding GNAT family N-acetyltransferase, which produces MDNIVIRSGDSGDADLLLRFFDEAVEWLVARGSSQQWGTEPWSRVPKRIERVKGMAADPGLRIAVVDGEPAGALIVSEDHDPHVPAVDERELYIRLLITSRRFTGKHVGGRLIEYALDEARRRGIDLVRVDCWAGGDGELQRYYEGRGFRPTVRFSVDEWVGQVLEQRLR; this is translated from the coding sequence ATGGACAACATCGTCATCCGGTCGGGTGATTCTGGGGACGCCGACCTCCTGCTCCGCTTCTTCGACGAGGCGGTCGAGTGGCTGGTCGCCCGGGGGAGTTCGCAGCAGTGGGGTACCGAGCCGTGGAGCCGGGTGCCGAAGCGCATCGAGCGGGTGAAGGGGATGGCCGCGGACCCTGGCCTGCGCATCGCGGTGGTCGACGGGGAGCCCGCCGGCGCACTGATCGTCTCGGAAGACCACGACCCGCACGTGCCGGCGGTCGACGAGCGCGAGCTGTACATCCGGCTGCTCATCACGTCCCGCCGGTTCACCGGGAAGCACGTCGGCGGCCGGCTGATCGAGTACGCGCTCGACGAGGCCCGCCGGCGCGGAATCGACCTCGTGCGCGTCGACTGCTGGGCCGGGGGTGACGGCGAACTGCAGCGCTACTACGAGGGCCGCGGGTTCCGGCCGACGGTGCGGTTCTCCGTCGACGAGTGGGTCGGGCAGGTGCTGGAGCAGCGCCTGCGTTAG